Proteins from one Paraburkholderia sp. BL10I2N1 genomic window:
- a CDS encoding PA0069 family radical SAM protein, with the protein MGRLIYLSVTDSADEFPIAPPAPHKGRGAVTNLQGRYEVDQREAFDDGWILSPADDDGGVSALRTQVFEERAKSILTHNASPDIPFGVSLNPYRGCEHGCIYCFARPTHSYLGLSPGLDFESRIYAKVNAPELLVRELSKKSYVPEPIALGVNTDAWQPVERDLRLTRRVIEVLHERGHPFAAITKSSLIERDLDLLAPMAARGQVMAAITITTLDADIARTLEPRAATPARRLRTIRTLSEAGVPVGVSIAPVIPFVTEPDMERLLEACAEAGASSASYIVLRLPWEVAPLFKDWLAAHFPDRADRVMSRVRDMRGGKDYDSSFATRMKGEGPWADLLKQRFHKAVRRLGLNERRHGILDMSQFRHPELAPRPAPGDPQLDLFQD; encoded by the coding sequence ATGGGCCGTTTGATTTATCTTTCAGTGACCGATTCCGCCGACGAATTCCCCATCGCACCGCCTGCGCCCCACAAAGGGCGCGGTGCCGTCACGAATCTTCAGGGCCGCTATGAAGTCGACCAGCGCGAAGCATTCGACGATGGCTGGATCCTGTCGCCCGCCGATGACGATGGCGGTGTGTCCGCTTTGCGTACGCAGGTCTTCGAGGAGCGCGCGAAAAGCATCCTGACCCATAACGCGTCGCCGGATATTCCTTTTGGCGTGTCGTTGAATCCGTACCGGGGCTGCGAACACGGTTGCATCTATTGCTTTGCGCGGCCAACGCACAGCTATCTCGGTCTATCGCCCGGGCTCGATTTCGAGAGCCGGATCTACGCGAAGGTCAACGCGCCGGAATTGCTCGTGCGCGAACTGTCGAAGAAATCCTACGTGCCAGAGCCGATTGCGCTTGGCGTCAATACGGATGCGTGGCAGCCCGTCGAGCGCGATCTGCGTCTCACGCGGCGGGTAATCGAGGTATTGCACGAGCGCGGGCACCCGTTTGCAGCCATCACGAAGTCGTCGTTGATCGAGCGCGATCTTGATCTTCTGGCGCCGATGGCCGCTCGCGGTCAGGTCATGGCAGCCATTACGATTACCACGCTCGATGCCGACATCGCCCGCACGCTGGAACCGCGTGCGGCAACGCCCGCGCGGCGGCTGCGTACCATCAGGACATTGAGTGAAGCTGGCGTGCCGGTCGGCGTGAGCATCGCGCCGGTGATTCCGTTCGTCACCGAACCCGACATGGAGCGCTTGCTCGAAGCGTGCGCCGAGGCGGGCGCTTCGAGCGCGAGCTATATCGTCCTGCGCCTCCCATGGGAAGTGGCGCCGCTATTCAAGGACTGGCTTGCCGCTCATTTCCCGGATCGAGCCGATCGCGTGATGAGCCGCGTGCGTGATATGCGGGGCGGCAAAGACTACGACTCTTCTTTTGCGACGCGCATGAAGGGCGAAGGTCCGTGGGCGGATCTGCTCAAGCAGCGTTTTCACAAGGCTGTCCGGCGGCTCGGGTTGAACGAGCGCCGGCACGGAATTCTGGATATGTCGCAATTCCGTCATCCGGAGTTGGCGCCACGGCCAGCGCCGGGCGACCCGCAACTGGACCTGTTCCAGGACTAA
- the trmD gene encoding tRNA (guanosine(37)-N1)-methyltransferase TrmD — MQFDVVTLFPEMFRALTDWGITSRAAKQQRYGLRTWNPRDFTTDSYRTIDDRPYGGGPGMVMLAKPLEDAIGAAKAAQAEQGVTGSRVVMMSPQGATLNHDRVMRFAQEPGLIVLCGRYEAIDQRLIDRCVDEEVSLGDFVLSGGELPAMALMDAVVRQLPGVLNDSQSAVQDSFVDVLLDCPHYTRPEEYDGVRVPDVLLGGHHAEIEQWRRREALRNTLAKRPDLIERARKYKMLSRADEAWLASLAKEASKA; from the coding sequence ATGCAGTTCGATGTCGTTACGCTCTTTCCTGAGATGTTTCGTGCGCTGACCGATTGGGGCATCACAAGCCGAGCGGCGAAGCAGCAACGCTACGGTCTACGCACGTGGAATCCCCGCGATTTCACAACGGACAGCTACCGTACCATCGATGATCGCCCGTACGGTGGTGGCCCCGGCATGGTGATGCTGGCGAAGCCGCTGGAAGATGCGATCGGCGCGGCGAAAGCGGCGCAGGCAGAGCAGGGCGTGACCGGTTCGCGTGTTGTGATGATGTCTCCGCAAGGTGCGACGCTCAATCATGACCGGGTGATGCGATTTGCGCAGGAGCCTGGCCTCATTGTGTTGTGCGGCCGGTATGAAGCAATCGATCAGCGTCTGATCGATCGTTGCGTCGATGAAGAGGTCAGTCTTGGCGATTTCGTGTTGTCAGGCGGCGAATTGCCTGCGATGGCGCTAATGGATGCAGTTGTGCGCCAGTTGCCGGGTGTGCTGAACGACTCGCAATCGGCCGTGCAGGACAGTTTCGTCGACGTGTTGCTTGATTGTCCGCACTACACCCGGCCGGAAGAATACGACGGCGTGCGCGTCCCCGATGTGCTGCTTGGCGGCCACCATGCGGAGATCGAGCAGTGGCGTCGTCGTGAAGCATTGCGCAATACACTGGCGAAGCGCCCCGATCTGATCGAGCGCGCCAGAAAGTACAAGATGTTGAGCCGCGCCGATGAGGCGTGGCTTGCAAGTCTCGCGAAGGAAGCGTCGAAGGCGTAA
- the rsgA gene encoding ribosome small subunit-dependent GTPase A, whose translation MSGRSPKAARAAASALARVHGLVVAAHGRHYLVVPDDGGAPLQCFPRGKRSEVAVGDRVTYEAASADQGVIVAIDERRNLLYRSDQYKSKLFAANLDQLLIVLATVPHFSEDLLGRALVAAEANELKPLIVLNKIDVEAALPGARARLAQYRELGYPVVEVSIKMQPDAARAALSEHLHGHSTLLLGQSGMGKSTLVNLLVPDAEVATREISTALNSGRHTTTYTRLYPLPEGGSLTDSPGFQEFGLHHLTEGRLERAFPEFRPLLADCRFYNCHHLQEPGCAILAAVEDGRIARERQALYAQLVHEAGQIVR comes from the coding sequence ATGAGCGGCCGCTCGCCGAAGGCAGCGCGCGCCGCGGCCAGCGCGCTCGCGCGGGTGCACGGACTCGTCGTCGCCGCGCATGGGCGCCACTACCTGGTCGTGCCAGACGATGGCGGCGCCCCATTGCAGTGCTTCCCGCGGGGCAAGCGCAGCGAGGTGGCGGTCGGCGATCGCGTGACCTATGAAGCGGCTTCCGCTGACCAGGGCGTGATCGTCGCAATCGACGAGCGGCGCAATCTGCTCTATCGATCGGATCAGTACAAGTCGAAGCTCTTTGCCGCGAATCTCGATCAGTTGCTGATCGTACTCGCCACCGTGCCGCACTTCAGCGAGGATCTGCTCGGTCGCGCGCTGGTCGCCGCCGAAGCGAACGAACTCAAACCGCTGATCGTGCTGAACAAGATCGACGTCGAAGCAGCGTTACCCGGCGCGCGGGCGCGGCTTGCGCAATATCGCGAGCTGGGGTATCCGGTGGTCGAAGTGTCGATCAAGATGCAGCCCGACGCCGCCCGCGCAGCACTCTCTGAACATCTGCATGGTCATTCGACGCTGTTGCTGGGCCAGTCAGGCATGGGCAAGTCGACGCTCGTGAATCTGCTCGTGCCGGATGCGGAAGTTGCGACACGCGAAATATCCACGGCGCTCAACAGTGGCCGTCACACGACCACCTATACCCGGCTCTATCCGCTGCCCGAGGGCGGCTCGCTGACCGATTCGCCGGGTTTTCAGGAATTCGGCCTGCATCACCTGACAGAAGGTCGTCTCGAACGGGCATTCCCGGAGTTTCGTCCGCTGCTGGCTGACTGCCGCTTCTACAACTGCCATCATCTTCAAGAACCGGGCTGCGCGATTCTCGCAGCCGTTGAAGACGGCCGCATCGCGCGCGAGCGGCAAGCGCTGTATGCGCAACTCGTTCACGAGGCGGGCCAGATTGTCCGCTGA
- a CDS encoding Lrp/AsnC ligand binding domain-containing protein, translated as MRTQRQPVRALDRLDHKILKLLQQDGRMAMKDLAEQVGLSVTPCIERVKRMERDGVIMGYYARVNPAELGAALLVFVEITLDHKSGNMFDQFRREVQKIPEVLECHLVSGDFDYLIKARIGEMADYRKLLGDILLQLPGAVQSKSYVVMEEIKETLTIAVDE; from the coding sequence ATGCGAACCCAACGTCAACCGGTCCGTGCTCTCGACAGGCTCGATCACAAGATCCTGAAACTGCTTCAGCAGGACGGCAGGATGGCGATGAAGGACCTGGCCGAGCAGGTCGGATTGTCGGTTACGCCGTGTATTGAGCGGGTCAAGCGCATGGAGCGCGACGGCGTCATCATGGGCTATTACGCGCGGGTCAATCCTGCTGAGCTTGGCGCGGCGTTGCTGGTGTTCGTGGAGATCACGCTCGACCACAAGAGCGGCAATATGTTCGACCAGTTTCGCCGCGAGGTTCAGAAGATCCCGGAAGTGCTCGAGTGCCACCTGGTGTCCGGCGACTTCGACTATCTGATCAAGGCGCGTATCGGCGAGATGGCCGACTACCGGAAGCTGCTCGGCGACATCCTCCTGCAATTGCCGGGCGCGGTGCAGTCGAAAAGCTATGTGGTGATGGAAGAAATCAAGGAAACGTTGACGATTGCGGTCGATGAATAG
- a CDS encoding PQQ-dependent sugar dehydrogenase, whose amino-acid sequence MFSFFLFVATAAPALAALPIDRLKLPPGFRIEVVSDGVPAAREMALSPKGILYIGSMGGHVYALELRDGQAVAHHVIASGLEMPVGVAWHDGALYVSAVSKILRFDAIDDHLAQPPTPTVVTDALPTDRHHGWKFIAFGPDGKLYVPQGAPCNICLPDRDRYAMIGRMDADGSHYQTIARGIRNTVGFAWHPTTHELWFTDNGRDLLGDDTPDDKLNRAPSAGMDFGYPFCHGGEVSDPEYGKDHPCSTFTPPVARLGAHVASLGMRFYTGSMFPASYRDNIFIAEHGSWNRSRKVGYRVVRVMVNADGSNPRQEVFVQGWLMPDDSVWGRPADVLPMPDGSLLISDDYAGAIYRVTYAAP is encoded by the coding sequence CTGTTCTCGTTTTTTCTGTTTGTTGCGACCGCGGCCCCCGCGCTGGCAGCACTTCCCATTGACCGCCTCAAATTGCCGCCGGGCTTCCGCATCGAAGTCGTGTCCGACGGCGTACCGGCTGCCCGAGAAATGGCGCTCTCGCCGAAAGGCATCCTGTATATCGGCAGCATGGGCGGCCATGTCTATGCGCTCGAACTGCGTGATGGGCAAGCCGTCGCCCATCATGTGATCGCGTCGGGGCTGGAAATGCCGGTTGGTGTGGCATGGCATGACGGCGCGCTGTACGTTTCGGCAGTCTCGAAGATCTTGCGCTTCGATGCCATCGATGACCATCTGGCCCAGCCTCCGACACCCACGGTCGTCACCGATGCCCTGCCTACCGACCGCCACCACGGCTGGAAATTCATTGCGTTCGGGCCCGATGGCAAGCTGTACGTACCACAAGGCGCACCCTGCAATATCTGCCTGCCCGATCGCGACCGCTACGCAATGATTGGGCGCATGGACGCCGACGGCAGCCACTACCAAACGATCGCCCGTGGCATCCGCAATACGGTTGGATTTGCGTGGCATCCGACGACCCACGAATTGTGGTTCACCGACAACGGCCGCGACTTGCTCGGCGACGACACTCCCGACGACAAGCTCAACCGCGCACCGAGCGCCGGCATGGACTTCGGCTACCCGTTCTGCCACGGCGGCGAAGTATCCGACCCCGAATACGGAAAAGATCACCCTTGCAGCACATTCACACCGCCGGTAGCCAGGCTCGGCGCGCACGTCGCGTCGCTGGGCATGCGTTTTTATACAGGCTCAATGTTCCCCGCCAGCTACCGCGACAATATTTTTATCGCCGAACACGGTTCGTGGAACCGGAGCAGGAAGGTGGGCTATCGGGTCGTCCGCGTCATGGTGAATGCTGACGGCAGCAATCCGCGACAAGAAGTTTTCGTCCAGGGCTGGCTGATGCCCGACGATAGCGTGTGGGGCCGGCCCGCTGATGTTCTGCCGATGCCCGACGGCTCGCTGCTGATCAGCGACGACTACGCCGGCGCGATCTACCGCGTGACATATGCCGCGCCCTAA
- the rpsP gene encoding 30S ribosomal protein S16 has protein sequence MVIIRLARGGSKKRPFYNIVATDSRNRRDGRFIERVGFYNPVATKGESLRIAQDRLTYWQGVGAQLSPTVERLVKEAQKAQPAA, from the coding sequence ATGGTCATCATCCGCTTGGCTCGTGGCGGCTCCAAGAAGCGCCCGTTCTACAACATCGTCGCAACCGATTCGCGTAACCGTCGTGACGGTCGCTTCATCGAACGCGTTGGCTTCTACAACCCGGTCGCTACGAAGGGTGAGTCGCTGCGTATCGCTCAAGACCGCCTGACGTACTGGCAAGGCGTTGGCGCGCAGCTGTCGCCGACTGTCGAGCGTCTCGTGAAGGAAGCGCAAAAGGCGCAGCCGGCTGCCTGA
- a CDS encoding TM2 domain-containing protein, protein MSTAASTSPRFRSKTLAGALAFFFGSLGAHRFYLYGLRDVYGWAHLLGTIVGIPGFLLLAATERASALGWVLVIPGAISLLAAFLAAIVYGLRPDEKWDAQFNAQTQEHSRSGWTVIFVVIFSLLIGAFLLMTGLALSFQTYFESQVQAARELSQ, encoded by the coding sequence ATGTCCACCGCTGCTTCGACTTCCCCGCGCTTCCGATCCAAGACCCTTGCCGGCGCACTCGCGTTCTTCTTCGGTAGCCTCGGCGCACATCGCTTCTATCTGTACGGTCTGCGCGACGTCTACGGTTGGGCGCATCTGCTCGGCACGATCGTCGGCATCCCTGGCTTCCTTCTGCTCGCTGCAACCGAACGCGCATCGGCGCTCGGATGGGTGCTCGTCATTCCGGGTGCGATATCGCTGCTGGCGGCCTTTCTTGCCGCGATCGTCTACGGACTGCGTCCCGATGAAAAGTGGGATGCACAGTTCAATGCCCAGACACAGGAGCACAGCCGTTCCGGCTGGACCGTCATCTTCGTTGTGATTTTCTCGCTGCTGATTGGCGCTTTCTTGCTGATGACCGGACTTGCGCTGTCGTTTCAAACCTACTTCGAATCTCAGGTTCAGGCGGCCAGGGAACTGTCGCAATAA
- a CDS encoding DUF2007 domain-containing protein, which produces MKLMRAPNVLIGQHWINVLSAAGISCELHNRYLNGALGEIPAEQCAPELWLVDERDEMLARKLIDAASNGPAAGTPPWRCHQCGEILEAQFTVCWQCGTARDPLDG; this is translated from the coding sequence ATGAAACTGATGCGTGCGCCGAATGTGCTGATCGGACAGCATTGGATCAATGTGCTGTCGGCAGCGGGTATTTCATGCGAATTGCATAACCGATATCTGAACGGCGCGCTCGGCGAGATCCCGGCGGAGCAATGCGCGCCAGAGCTATGGCTCGTCGACGAGCGGGACGAGATGCTGGCGAGAAAGTTGATCGACGCGGCTTCCAACGGACCGGCCGCCGGCACGCCGCCGTGGCGGTGTCATCAATGCGGCGAGATCCTCGAGGCGCAGTTCACCGTGTGCTGGCAGTGCGGCACCGCTCGGGATCCGCTGGACGGCTGA
- the rimM gene encoding ribosome maturation factor RimM (Essential for efficient processing of 16S rRNA), translating to MSASDSGGSGRAKTANRSQASFGAFVRKPVERVAAKEVESSAAEMRAESAESWPDDAVEVGAIVDAYGLKGWVKVAAHADAGRGGDALLSAKRWWLMKGRERRSAPVLHSKVHSNSIVAHMGGVADRDVALSIRGYTVYIRRSDFPTLDADEFYWVDLLGLGVVNEAGVALGTVADMIDNGAHSVLRVEYPSTGKDGKPVTGERLIPFVGVYVKTVDQAAKQIIVDWEADY from the coding sequence ATGTCCGCGAGTGATTCCGGCGGCTCAGGCCGCGCCAAGACTGCAAATCGCAGTCAGGCGTCGTTTGGCGCGTTCGTCCGTAAACCGGTCGAACGGGTCGCAGCCAAAGAAGTCGAGTCGAGTGCTGCAGAAATGCGTGCTGAGTCGGCGGAAAGCTGGCCGGACGACGCCGTCGAAGTTGGTGCGATTGTCGATGCGTACGGTCTCAAAGGCTGGGTAAAGGTGGCGGCACATGCGGACGCCGGGCGGGGAGGCGACGCCCTGCTGAGCGCGAAGCGCTGGTGGCTCATGAAGGGCCGCGAGAGGCGTTCTGCTCCAGTACTGCACTCCAAGGTCCACAGTAACAGCATCGTTGCCCACATGGGTGGCGTTGCCGATCGTGATGTGGCGCTATCGATACGCGGTTACACCGTGTACATTCGCCGCAGCGATTTCCCGACGCTCGACGCCGATGAATTTTACTGGGTTGACCTGCTCGGCCTGGGTGTCGTCAACGAAGCGGGCGTCGCACTCGGCACGGTTGCTGACATGATCGACAACGGTGCGCATTCAGTGCTGCGCGTCGAGTATCCGTCGACAGGCAAGGATGGCAAGCCGGTAACCGGTGAACGTTTGATCCCGTTCGTCGGTGTCTATGTCAAAACGGTGGATCAGGCGGCGAAGCAGATCATCGTCGACTGGGAAGCCGATTATTAA
- the rplS gene encoding 50S ribosomal protein L19, with the protein MNLIAKLEQEEIERALAGKTIPEFAPGDTVIVSVNVVEGTRKRVQAYEGVVIAKRNRGLNSSFIVRKISSGEGVERTFQTYSPLLASIVVKRRGDVRRAKLYYLRDRSGKSARIKEKLVSKDRAASQA; encoded by the coding sequence ATGAATCTAATTGCAAAACTCGAGCAGGAAGAAATCGAGCGCGCGCTCGCAGGCAAGACCATCCCCGAATTCGCCCCTGGCGACACGGTGATCGTGAGCGTGAACGTCGTCGAAGGTACGCGTAAGCGTGTTCAGGCCTACGAAGGCGTCGTGATTGCCAAGCGCAACCGCGGCCTCAACTCGTCGTTCATCGTCCGCAAGATTTCGTCGGGCGAAGGCGTTGAGCGTACGTTCCAGACGTACTCGCCGCTTTTGGCAAGCATCGTCGTGAAGCGTCGTGGCGATGTGCGTCGCGCGAAGCTGTACTACCTGCGCGATCGTTCGGGCAAGTCGGCCCGGATCAAGGAAAAGCTGGTCTCGAAAGACCGCGCTGCTTCCCAGGCGTAA
- a CDS encoding CobD/CbiB family protein: MTFFSVLLALIIEQLRALSPNNPVSALLQYHAESAAQGFDAGKQKHGVLAWLVVVLPWTLFVGLVYYVLYEINFVLAFLWNVVVVYFTLGFRQFSHYFTDIHLSLNNDDVPRAREILNEWTGLDTVDMPVSEIVRHTLIHAVVASHRHVFGVFFWFLIPVGPAGAVLYRIAEYLARTWSKPADNRTPAFATFAQRAFFVIDWVPARLTSLGFAIVGNFEDAIYAWRNHARQWPDANDGVLLAAGSGALGARLSGPLAEPSSLDALSTGDGGPMSVGDDCTPRTLQSAVGLVWRAVILWMILLLMLTIAVWLA, translated from the coding sequence ATGACTTTTTTCTCTGTATTGCTGGCTCTCATCATCGAACAGCTGCGCGCGCTGTCGCCGAACAACCCGGTGTCGGCGTTGCTTCAATACCATGCGGAATCGGCCGCGCAGGGCTTCGATGCGGGCAAGCAGAAGCACGGCGTTCTCGCCTGGCTGGTCGTCGTGTTGCCCTGGACGCTTTTCGTCGGTCTCGTCTACTACGTGCTGTACGAGATCAACTTCGTGCTGGCGTTCCTGTGGAACGTGGTAGTGGTGTATTTCACCCTCGGTTTCCGGCAGTTCAGTCACTACTTCACTGATATCCACCTGTCGCTCAACAACGACGACGTGCCGCGTGCACGTGAGATTCTCAATGAGTGGACAGGCCTCGATACCGTCGACATGCCGGTCAGCGAGATCGTGCGCCACACCTTGATTCATGCTGTCGTGGCTTCGCATCGTCACGTGTTTGGGGTGTTCTTCTGGTTCCTGATACCGGTGGGGCCGGCGGGTGCAGTGCTGTATCGCATCGCCGAGTATCTGGCCCGCACGTGGTCCAAACCCGCTGACAATCGCACGCCTGCGTTTGCCACGTTCGCGCAGCGTGCCTTCTTCGTGATCGACTGGGTGCCGGCGAGGCTGACGTCGCTGGGCTTTGCGATTGTCGGCAACTTCGAAGATGCGATTTATGCGTGGCGTAACCACGCGCGTCAGTGGCCAGATGCAAACGACGGCGTTTTGCTGGCCGCAGGCAGCGGTGCCCTGGGTGCGCGTCTGAGCGGGCCGCTCGCCGAGCCATCGAGCCTCGACGCATTGTCCACCGGCGACGGTGGTCCAATGTCTGTGGGTGACGACTGCACGCCGCGCACGCTGCAATCGGCCGTTGGCCTCGTGTGGCGTGCCGTGATCCTGTGGATGATTCTGCTGTTGATGCTGACGATTGCCGTCTGGCTCGCGTGA
- a CDS encoding M48 family metallopeptidase, with the protein MPTLYFTVLFVIAVVAMVATKLWLASRQTRFVAAHRNQVPSQFSGTIPLAAHQRAADYTVERTRLTMMEIVVSAVVLIGLTLLGGVQALDLAVSDWLGRGYAGQIALVAAVIAITSVLDLPFEYYRQFVIEERFGFNRMSKRIFFVDRIKGTLLGVAFGLPLLFVVLWLMNQAGSLWWLWTWVVWVVFQMLVLVLYPSFIAPLFNKFEPLKDEALKNRIEALMKRCGFAAKGLFVMDGSRRSAHGNAYFTGFGAAKRIVFFDTLLARLSGNEIEAVLAHELGHFKRRHVIKRMIVTFAISLAMLALLGWLSQRAWFYEGLGVRPSLIGGNSGLALVLFFLAVPVFLFFVTPLGSLSSRKHEFEADAFAATQTDAQDLVNALVKLYEDNASTLTPDPLYTAFYYSHPPASQRIDRLLRHA; encoded by the coding sequence ATGCCTACCCTGTACTTCACCGTTCTGTTCGTCATCGCCGTTGTCGCGATGGTCGCGACCAAACTCTGGCTCGCGTCGCGGCAGACCCGCTTCGTTGCAGCGCACCGCAATCAGGTGCCCTCGCAGTTTTCCGGGACGATCCCGCTCGCGGCGCATCAGCGGGCCGCCGATTACACCGTCGAACGCACCCGGCTCACGATGATGGAAATCGTCGTCAGCGCCGTGGTGCTGATCGGGCTGACGCTGCTCGGCGGCGTGCAGGCGCTCGATCTGGCCGTCTCCGACTGGCTCGGCCGCGGCTACGCCGGCCAGATCGCGCTGGTGGCAGCGGTGATCGCGATCACGAGCGTGCTCGACCTGCCGTTCGAGTACTACCGGCAGTTCGTCATCGAAGAGCGGTTTGGCTTCAACCGGATGAGCAAGCGCATCTTTTTCGTGGACCGCATCAAGGGCACGCTGCTCGGTGTGGCGTTCGGCCTGCCGCTGCTGTTCGTCGTGCTGTGGCTGATGAATCAGGCCGGCAGCCTGTGGTGGCTGTGGACGTGGGTCGTGTGGGTTGTGTTCCAGATGCTGGTGCTGGTGCTGTATCCGTCGTTCATCGCGCCGCTCTTCAACAAGTTCGAGCCGCTCAAGGACGAAGCTCTGAAAAACCGTATCGAGGCGCTGATGAAGCGTTGCGGGTTCGCCGCCAAAGGTCTCTTCGTGATGGACGGCAGCCGTCGCTCCGCGCACGGCAACGCCTATTTCACCGGATTTGGCGCAGCAAAGCGCATCGTGTTCTTCGACACGCTGCTCGCACGCCTGTCGGGCAATGAAATCGAGGCGGTGCTTGCCCACGAACTCGGTCACTTCAAGCGGCGTCACGTGATCAAGCGGATGATCGTCACGTTCGCGATCAGCCTCGCGATGCTGGCGCTGCTCGGCTGGCTGTCGCAGCGCGCGTGGTTCTATGAAGGCCTGGGGGTGCGGCCGTCGCTCATCGGCGGTAACAGCGGGCTCGCGCTCGTGCTGTTCTTTCTCGCCGTCCCCGTGTTTCTGTTCTTCGTGACGCCGCTCGGCAGCCTCAGCTCGCGCAAGCACGAATTTGAAGCCGACGCCTTCGCCGCCACCCAAACCGACGCCCAGGATCTCGTCAACGCGCTCGTCAAGCTGTATGAAGACAATGCGTCGACGCTCACGCCCGATCCACTCTACACTGCGTTCTACTACTCGCATCCGCCGGCGTCGCAGCGGATCGACCGCTTGCTGCGGCACGCATGA